One genomic segment of Oreochromis aureus strain Israel breed Guangdong linkage group 9, ZZ_aureus, whole genome shotgun sequence includes these proteins:
- the LOC116334544 gene encoding NACHT, LRR and PYD domains-containing protein 4E-like, with amino-acid sequence MHVLLEKKIVTFMKNELNEFQRFLSERLDDEILVYEDEEKRSSRESFLKITLHFLRRMNEEELADRLQSKTHAEVGKHKLKSALKKKFQRAFEGIVKAGNPTLLNQIYTELYITEGGTAEVSDEHEIRQIETANRKPHRPETPIRQEDIFPVSPGKDEPIRTVLTKGVAGIGKTVLTQKFTLDWAEGKSNQDIQFIFPFTFRELNVLKEEKFSLVGLVHHFFTETKEAGICSFEDFQVVFIFDGLDECRLPLDFHKAKILTDPRKSTSVDVLLINLIRGKLLPSAHIWITTRPAAANQIPPDCVDMVTEVRGFTDPQKEEYFRKRFSDKKQASRIISHIKTSRSLHIMCHIPVFCWITATVLEDVLKTREGGPLPKTLTEMYIHFLVVQAKVANIKYDGRRETDPIWIKKSRKMIESLGKLAFDQLQKGNLIFYESDLTESGINIRDASVYSGVFRQIFKEERELYQDKVFCFIHLSVQEFLAALHVHLTFINSGVNLLEKQQAIVHNIRSAVDKALESPNGHLDLFLRFLLGLSLQTNQTLLQGLLTQTGSNPGTRHKTVKFIIEKVGGNLSTEKSINLFHCLNELNDRSLMKEIQQPLISGSLSTDKLSSAQWSALVFILLSSEKDLDVFDLKKYSASEEALQRLLPVVKATNKALLCDCNLTETSCEALSSVLSSQSSRLRELDLSNNNLKDSGVKLLAAGVKSPHCRLESLRLSSCLITEEGCASLASALSSNPSYLRELDLRNNSLQDSGVNLLLAGLEDPYWRLDILRVDSGGEQKVTLDLRKFACELILDLNTTHKNLKLFDNNRSMKVLKQQQPYLDHPERFDMFCQVLCKTGLAGRCYWEVEWEGKVDVAVTRRGIPRKGYSRASRFGGNDQSWSLTCSDNGYSLTISN; translated from the exons ATGCATGTG CTCCTTGAGAAGAAAATTGTCACCTTTATGAAAAATGAGCTTAATGAGTTCCAGAGGTTTCTGAGTGAGAGGCTGGATGATGAGATACTGGTGTATGAGGATGAAGAGAAGAGGAGCAGCAGGGAGTCATTTCTGAAGATCACACTTCACTTTCTGAGGAGAATGAACGAGGAGGAGCTAGCTGACCGTCTTCAAAGCA AAACTCATGCTGAAGTTGGCAAACATAAACTCAAATCtgcactgaagaagaagttccagcgTGCGTTTGAGGGGATCGtcaaagcaggaaacccaacccttctgaatcagatctacacagagctctacatcacagagggagggactgcagaggtcagtGACGAACATGAGATCAGGCAGATTGAAACAGCAAATaggaaaccacacagaccagaaacaccaatcagacaagaagacatctttccAGTCTCACCTGGAaaagatgaaccaatcagaacagtactgacaaagggagtggctggcattgggaaaactgTCCTAAcgcagaagttcactctggactgggctgaaggcaaatccaaccaggacatccagttcatatttccattcactttcagagagctgaatgtgctgaaagaggaaaagttcagcttggtgggacttgttcatcacttctttactgaaaccaaagaagcaggaatctgcagctttgaagacttccaggttgtgttcatctttgatggtctggatgagtgtcgacttcctctggacttccacaaagcTAAAATCCtcactgaccctagaaagtccacctcagtggatgtgctgctgataaacctcatcagggggaaactgcttccatCTGCCCAcatctggataaccacacgacctgcagcagccaatcagatccctcctgactgtgttgacatggtgacagaggtcagagggttcactgacccacagaaggaggagtacttcaggaagagattcagtgATAAGAaacaggccagcaggatcatctcccacatcaagacatcacgaagcctccacatcatgtgccacatcccagtcttctgctggatcactgctacagttctggaggatgtgctgaaaaccagagagggaggaccactgcccaagaccctgactgagatgtacatccacttcctggtggttcaggccaaagtggcAAACATCAAATATGATGGAAGACGTGAAACAGATCCAATCTGGATTAagaagagcaggaagatgatcgagtctctgggaaaactggcttttgatcagctgcagaaaggaaacctgatcttctatgaatcagacctgacagagtctGGCATCAATATCAGAGatgcctcagtgtactcaggagtgttcagacagatctttaaagaggagagagaactGTACCaagacaaggtgttctgcttcatccatctgagtgttcaggagtttctggctgctcttcatgtccatctgacctttaTCAACTCTGGAGTCAACCTActggaaaagcaacaagcaatCGTGCACAATATCAGA AGCGCGGTGGATAAGGCCTTggagagtccaaatggacacctggacttgttcctccgcttcctcctagGTCTTTCACTGCAAACCAACCAGACTCTCCTACAAggcctgctgacacagacaggaagtaaccCAGGAACCAGACATAAAACTGTTAAATTTATCATTGAGAAGGTCGGAGGAAATCTGTctacagagaaaagcatcaatctattccactgtctgaatgaactgaatgatcgttctttAATGAAGGAGATACAACAGCCCCTGATTTCAGGAAGTCtgtccacagataaactgtcttctgctcagtggtcagctctcgtattcatcttactgtcatcagaaaaagatctggatgtgtttgacctgaagaaatactctgcttcagaggaggcccttcagaggctgctgccagtggtcaaagccaccaacaaagctct GCTGTGTGACTGTAATCTGACAGAGACCagttgtgaagctctgtcctcagttctcagctcacAGTCCTCTAGGCTGAGAGaactggacctgagtaacaacaacctgAAGGATTCAGGCGTGAAGCTTTTGGCTGCTGGAGTAAAGAGTCCACACTGTAGACTGGAATCTCTCAG GCTATCAAGTTGTCTAATCACAGAGGAAGGTTGTGCTTCTCTGGCTTCAGCGCTGAGCTCAAACCCCTCCTAtttgagagagctggacctgcgTAATAACAGCCTGCAGGACTCTGGAGTGAATTTGCTGCTTGCAGGATTGGAGGATCCATATTGGAGACTTGATATTCTcag GGTGGACAGTGGTGGAGAGCAGAAGGTAACTCTTGATCTAAGGAAAT TTGCTTGTGAGCTAATACTGGACCTAAAcaccacacacaaaaacctgAAACTGTTTGACAACAACAGGAGCATGAAAGTActcaagcagcagcagccttATCTTGATCACCCGGAGAGATTTGATATGTTTTGCCAAGTGCTGTGTAAAACTGGCCTGGCTGGTCGTTGTTACTGGGAAGttgagtgggaaggaaaagttGACGTAGCAGTGACTCGCAGAGGGATCCCAAGGAAAGGCTATAGCAGGGCTTCCAGGTTTGGAgggaatgatcagtcctggagtttGACCTGCTCTGATAACGGTTACTCC tTGACCATCAGCAATTAA